Proteins from a single region of Tumebacillus amylolyticus:
- a CDS encoding NAD(P)/FAD-dependent oxidoreductase, which translates to MAEVQDLKVDQEMYDITIVGGGPAGLFTAFYAGIRDAKTKIIDSLPQLGGQLAELYPEKYIYDVAGFPKVLARDLVNNLKEQAFQYNPTVCLNEKVIGLNKLEDGTFELTTNTTKHYSKTVIITAGIGAFTPRELPAENASNFRGNGIHYFIDNLQAHQGKKALVVGGGDSAVDYALMLETVCEKVTLIHRRDQFRAHEESVKNLQKSTVEVKVFTELKAVDGSGKVEKATLINNKDKSTEEIDVDLIIGALGFSASLGPVHEWGLEIVDNAIVVNTKGETNIPGVYAAGDVVTYPGKVKLIATGFGEAPTAVNNAKLFFDPNAKLHPGHSSSRDH; encoded by the coding sequence ATGGCAGAAGTACAGGATTTGAAAGTGGACCAAGAGATGTATGACATCACCATCGTCGGTGGCGGCCCGGCAGGTCTGTTCACCGCGTTTTACGCGGGCATCCGCGATGCGAAGACCAAGATCATCGACTCCCTGCCGCAACTTGGCGGTCAATTGGCAGAGTTGTACCCGGAGAAGTACATCTACGACGTAGCGGGCTTCCCGAAGGTTTTGGCGCGCGACCTCGTCAACAACCTCAAGGAGCAAGCGTTCCAATACAACCCGACCGTTTGCCTGAACGAGAAAGTCATCGGCTTGAACAAACTGGAAGACGGCACTTTTGAACTGACCACCAACACCACGAAACACTACTCCAAAACGGTCATCATCACCGCGGGCATCGGTGCTTTCACCCCGCGCGAACTGCCGGCTGAGAACGCAAGCAACTTCCGTGGCAACGGGATTCACTACTTCATCGACAACCTCCAAGCGCATCAAGGCAAAAAAGCCCTGGTCGTCGGCGGCGGCGACTCCGCGGTAGACTACGCGCTGATGCTGGAAACCGTCTGTGAAAAAGTTACCCTGATCCACCGCCGCGATCAGTTCCGCGCGCACGAAGAGTCTGTCAAGAACCTGCAAAAGTCCACTGTTGAGGTGAAAGTCTTCACGGAACTCAAAGCGGTCGACGGCTCCGGCAAAGTGGAGAAGGCGACGCTTATCAACAACAAGGACAAGTCCACCGAAGAGATCGACGTGGACCTGATTATCGGCGCACTCGGTTTCTCTGCGTCTCTCGGTCCGGTTCATGAGTGGGGTCTTGAGATCGTGGACAACGCCATCGTCGTCAACACCAAGGGCGAAACCAACATCCCGGGCGTCTATGCAGCGGGCGACGTCGTCACCTATCCGGGCAAAGTCAAGTTGATTGCAACCGGCTTCGGCGAAGCGCCGACCGCAGTCAACAACGCGAAGTTGTTCTTCGACCCGAACGCGAAACTTCATCCGGGCCACAGCTCGTCCCGCGATCACTAA
- the xseA gene encoding exodeoxyribonuclease VII large subunit, with protein MNNQREIPTVTMLTMKIKNMFENNPSLQDCWVRGEISNFTHHSKGHMYFTLKDPNSRIKAIMFAGNNRYLKFIPKEGMKVIVHGYVSVFERDGAYQLYVDDMQPEGLGSLFLALQQLKEKLQREGLFDAVHKKPLPSFPRVVGVITSPTGAAVRDIITTISRRFPVADVLLHPVIVQGPGAPSSVAEAIRAMNELGEVDVLIVGRGGGSLEELWAFNEEIVVRAIHASTIPVISAVGHETDTTLADFVADVRAATPTAAAELAVPHIVELRRRIDTLQMGLQKHLLDRVKDGRKRLERVESSTVFTRPTHQLNQWRQVIDNQEDRLQLALTRLANQQNRRLSQLEARLVQVSPVERAKRMEQQLMYAVERLTRATGQVVQRDENRFERMLDKLDAYSPLNVMRRGYSLAYTSGKKRLIRSVRDVNPSDQVLVRVKDGWLDCQVWGLEEENTDDGNE; from the coding sequence TTGAACAACCAGCGTGAGATCCCGACCGTCACGATGCTGACGATGAAGATCAAAAACATGTTTGAAAACAATCCGAGCCTGCAAGACTGTTGGGTAAGAGGTGAGATCTCCAACTTTACCCATCACAGCAAAGGCCACATGTACTTCACGCTCAAGGACCCGAACTCGCGGATCAAAGCGATCATGTTCGCCGGGAACAACCGCTACCTGAAATTTATCCCCAAGGAAGGCATGAAAGTCATCGTGCACGGCTATGTCTCCGTGTTCGAGCGCGACGGGGCGTACCAGCTCTATGTCGACGACATGCAGCCGGAGGGATTGGGGTCGCTGTTCCTCGCCTTGCAACAGCTCAAGGAAAAACTCCAACGCGAGGGCTTGTTCGATGCGGTACACAAAAAACCGCTCCCGAGTTTCCCGCGCGTCGTGGGCGTGATCACCTCGCCGACAGGAGCGGCTGTGCGCGACATCATCACGACGATTTCCCGCCGCTTTCCGGTTGCGGATGTGCTCCTGCACCCGGTCATCGTACAGGGTCCGGGAGCTCCGTCGTCTGTAGCAGAGGCAATTCGCGCCATGAACGAGCTCGGCGAAGTCGACGTGTTAATCGTCGGGCGCGGGGGCGGGTCGCTTGAAGAACTGTGGGCGTTCAACGAGGAGATCGTCGTGCGGGCCATCCATGCGTCGACGATACCTGTGATTTCGGCGGTCGGTCACGAGACCGACACGACACTGGCCGACTTTGTGGCGGACGTCCGAGCGGCGACCCCGACGGCGGCGGCGGAACTTGCGGTGCCGCACATCGTGGAGTTGCGACGTCGGATCGACACGTTGCAGATGGGGTTGCAGAAGCATTTGCTCGATCGCGTGAAGGATGGACGCAAACGTTTGGAGCGCGTGGAGTCGTCGACGGTGTTCACACGTCCTACGCACCAGTTGAATCAATGGCGACAGGTGATCGACAACCAAGAAGACCGCCTGCAACTGGCGCTCACGAGGCTTGCCAACCAACAGAACCGCCGCTTGTCGCAGTTGGAAGCGCGGTTGGTGCAAGTAAGCCCTGTCGAGCGTGCGAAGCGGATGGAGCAACAGTTGATGTACGCTGTGGAACGCTTGACCCGTGCGACCGGACAAGTCGTGCAACGTGATGAGAACCGTTTCGAGCGCATGCTTGACAAACTCGACGCCTACAGCCCGCTCAACGTCATGCGCCGTGGCTATTCCCTTGCCTACACAAGCGGCAAAAAACGCCTGATCCGTTCCGTCCGAGACGTGAACCCGAGCGATCAGGTGTTGGTGCGCGTGAAGGACGGCTGGCTCGACTGTCAAGTATGGGGATTGGAGGAGGAGAACACCGATGACGGAAACGAATGA
- the xseB gene encoding exodeoxyribonuclease VII small subunit encodes MTETNEQQVEQSFEQALERLEEIVRAMEAGDLPLEQAIAEFQEGMSLARICREKLDQAEQKIQMLVQESGQLVKKPFTTTEE; translated from the coding sequence ATGACGGAAACGAATGAACAACAAGTAGAACAAAGCTTTGAACAAGCTTTGGAACGCCTTGAAGAGATCGTGCGCGCCATGGAAGCGGGCGACTTGCCGTTGGAGCAAGCGATTGCCGAATTCCAAGAGGGGATGAGCCTCGCGCGCATTTGTCGGGAGAAGCTCGACCAAGCGGAACAGAAAATCCAGATGTTGGTTCAAGAGTCGGGCCAACTGGTGAAAAAACCTTTTACGACGACGGAGGAATAG
- a CDS encoding DUF6760 family protein, which yields MMGYPVDKIYEEASFIAYYFHWTHDQIMAMEHRDRRKWCEEISRINRNLNGEKDRPPNPFDVFK from the coding sequence ATGATGGGATATCCCGTCGACAAGATCTACGAGGAAGCCTCGTTCATCGCGTACTATTTTCATTGGACGCATGATCAGATCATGGCGATGGAGCACCGGGATCGTCGTAAGTGGTGTGAGGAAATCTCGCGCATTAACCGCAACTTGAACGGGGAGAAGGACCGACCTCCGAACCCGTTTGATGTATTTAAGTAG
- a CDS encoding phage tail sheath subtilisin-like domain-containing protein — translation MPEYLTPGVYVEEFDSGSVPLEGASTSTAGFIGLAERGPSKGMPELVTGFHDFRRIYGSYLSKTKWEEFRFLSYAVENFFLNGGSRAYIMRVVPENAVSAANFDTKLDDANLPATLLVEAKNEGIWGNQIQVVVRPDSKAKSAIKAVVDAGTKKYQLKNSSGFNAGDVVIFDGGGSDNPITILSVQDDVIELSQALPDDAVDEALPPTKVLKTCEFSITVRYGDEVEFYEQVSLNREATNHVDKLLAKSNLIFVMDNHAAQDPATPLHPYSVVSDGKDAKEKDTSFAIVLSGGSDGSYDSIKADPKRFTGVDDADPAKRTGMQAFLNNEVVSIIAVPGITDKVVQVDLVAHCEKTRSRVAILDVPLELVKPDDILTKHRDLFDTSFAAMYGPWLQVFDPLDKRNIFIPPSGSVAGIFARSDNTRGVSKAPANEVVRGCTGLSTYYNNGAQDILNPKGVNLIRSFPGQGIRVWGARTLSSNGLWKYINVRRLFIFVEETVRRGTNWIVFEPNDEPLWARVHRTIDVFMTGVWRSGALMGASPADAYYIKIGRETMTQDDIDNGRLICEIGIAPVKPAEFVIFRFTQKTGDAQ, via the coding sequence ATGCCGGAATATTTGACCCCAGGGGTCTATGTAGAAGAGTTTGACAGCGGCTCGGTGCCGCTTGAAGGGGCTAGTACGAGTACGGCAGGTTTTATCGGTCTCGCCGAACGCGGACCCAGCAAAGGGATGCCGGAATTGGTGACGGGGTTCCATGATTTCCGTCGCATTTACGGCTCATACCTCTCCAAAACGAAGTGGGAAGAGTTCCGTTTCCTCTCCTACGCCGTGGAGAACTTTTTCCTGAACGGCGGTTCCCGCGCGTACATCATGCGCGTAGTGCCGGAGAATGCGGTTTCGGCTGCCAACTTCGATACCAAGTTGGACGACGCGAACCTTCCGGCTACCCTGCTCGTCGAAGCGAAGAACGAAGGGATTTGGGGCAACCAGATCCAAGTCGTCGTTCGCCCGGACAGCAAGGCAAAGTCGGCGATCAAAGCTGTGGTCGATGCAGGGACCAAGAAATACCAACTGAAAAACTCCTCCGGCTTCAACGCGGGCGATGTAGTGATTTTTGACGGGGGCGGTTCGGACAACCCGATCACCATCCTGTCTGTTCAAGATGACGTCATCGAACTGTCCCAAGCTTTGCCGGATGATGCAGTCGACGAAGCATTGCCGCCGACCAAAGTGTTGAAGACCTGCGAATTCTCCATCACCGTGCGCTACGGCGACGAAGTGGAGTTCTATGAACAAGTCTCGCTCAACCGTGAAGCGACGAACCATGTGGACAAATTGCTCGCGAAATCGAACTTGATCTTCGTCATGGACAACCATGCCGCGCAAGACCCGGCAACCCCTCTGCATCCGTACAGCGTGGTTTCCGACGGCAAAGACGCGAAGGAAAAAGACACCTCGTTTGCGATCGTTCTGAGCGGCGGCAGCGACGGCTCCTATGATTCGATCAAGGCTGATCCGAAGCGCTTCACCGGCGTGGACGATGCCGACCCGGCAAAACGCACGGGGATGCAGGCGTTCCTCAACAACGAGGTCGTTTCGATCATCGCGGTGCCGGGCATTACCGACAAAGTCGTGCAAGTGGACTTGGTCGCGCACTGTGAGAAAACCCGCAGCCGTGTGGCGATCCTTGATGTGCCGCTTGAACTCGTAAAGCCGGATGACATCCTCACCAAACACCGTGACCTGTTCGACACGTCGTTTGCTGCGATGTACGGTCCGTGGTTGCAAGTGTTCGATCCGCTGGACAAGCGCAACATCTTCATCCCGCCGTCCGGTTCGGTGGCAGGGATCTTTGCTCGCTCCGACAACACTCGTGGCGTCTCCAAGGCTCCGGCGAACGAAGTGGTGCGCGGTTGCACCGGGTTGTCCACGTACTACAACAACGGAGCGCAAGACATCCTCAACCCGAAAGGCGTTAACTTGATCCGCTCCTTCCCGGGCCAAGGCATCCGTGTCTGGGGTGCTCGTACGCTGTCTTCGAACGGGCTTTGGAAATACATCAACGTCCGTCGTCTGTTCATCTTCGTGGAAGAAACGGTTCGTCGCGGTACGAACTGGATCGTGTTTGAACCGAACGATGAGCCGCTGTGGGCGCGTGTCCACCGCACGATCGACGTGTTCATGACCGGCGTATGGCGTTCCGGCGCGTTGATGGGGGCTTCTCCGGCTGATGCGTATTACATCAAAATCGGCCGTGAGACGATGACCCAAGATGATATCGACAACGGCCGCCTGATCTGTGAGATCGGGATTGCACCGGTCAAACCGGCAGAGTTCGTCATCTTCCGCTTCACGCAGAAGACCGGGGACGCACAGTAA
- a CDS encoding AAA family ATPase translates to MGLGNGLEHLVQSLQWLDLKIQMLLNKQWQAAPPQEDLMDPFQGLVVSEQEVQRLLLQEPMLFARDEEGDEEWREQVELQAALEELVQQSRQENVRLPLAHVASCFALTPFEQRCLLACLAVEVDRKYEKLYAYLQDDVTCKYPTVDLVLKLLCDSPSERMEARAALGPDGALMRYFLKQEEQAGGTWLSRPLRLDERMVRFLLHGEETGSLLPCIDVYSPEQEWPSFIWEEDVQERLQAGLSVERGDSQWVVLLTGNPGSGKLLHAGHFAKQSHRALVVVDVRRAIEEERPLREVLAQGVREARLQQGILCVRHVQVLLEGEASDRRLYLLLDSIRDQVDTVFLLSETPWRSGDWSESQVVQSLKLDIPPDELRRTIWERLAIGMPVADEVDWRVVSGKFRFTIGQTIRALQAAMHGVRWQGAKEINLEILYKACYQQVQHKLEKKAVRITPRQSFDSLILPPEQKDLLKNACAQMKYRTQVYGEWGFGKKLSYGKGLSMLFAGPPGTGKTMSAEVIAHELQLEIYKIDLSQIISKYIGETEKNLHEIFSEAQLSSSILFFDEADALFGKRSEVKDSHDKHANVETAYLLQKMEEYEGITILATNFQQNIDEAFMRRLNYVVRFPFPDATYREYIWRGMFPKETPLDEDVDFAYLAEKFQLAGGSIKNIVTSAAFLAVEAGQLVQMRHLLRAVKHELDKTGKLLLKTEVEDYLHELGLT, encoded by the coding sequence GTGGGATTGGGGAACGGCTTGGAGCATCTGGTGCAATCGTTGCAATGGCTTGACTTGAAAATTCAGATGCTTTTGAACAAACAATGGCAAGCCGCGCCGCCGCAGGAAGATCTCATGGACCCGTTTCAGGGATTGGTTGTCTCAGAGCAAGAGGTACAGCGGTTGCTCCTGCAGGAGCCGATGCTTTTTGCAAGGGACGAAGAGGGCGATGAGGAATGGCGGGAACAAGTGGAGCTACAAGCGGCGTTGGAGGAGTTGGTGCAGCAGAGCCGGCAGGAGAACGTCCGCTTGCCCTTGGCACACGTTGCTTCATGCTTCGCCCTCACGCCGTTTGAACAACGTTGTCTGCTCGCTTGTCTCGCCGTCGAAGTAGACCGCAAGTATGAGAAGCTCTACGCCTACTTGCAGGACGATGTGACGTGTAAGTATCCGACGGTCGATCTGGTATTGAAGTTGTTGTGCGACTCTCCGTCGGAACGGATGGAAGCTCGGGCGGCGCTTGGGCCGGATGGGGCGTTGATGCGGTATTTTTTGAAGCAAGAGGAGCAAGCGGGAGGTACGTGGCTTTCGCGTCCGCTTCGCTTGGATGAGCGGATGGTGCGGTTTTTGTTGCATGGGGAAGAGACGGGGTCGTTGTTGCCCTGTATCGATGTCTATTCTCCGGAGCAGGAATGGCCGTCATTCATCTGGGAAGAGGATGTACAGGAGCGCTTGCAGGCGGGTTTGTCTGTGGAGCGAGGGGACTCTCAGTGGGTCGTGTTGCTGACAGGCAACCCCGGTTCCGGAAAGCTGTTGCATGCGGGGCATTTCGCGAAGCAGTCGCATCGTGCGCTCGTGGTGGTCGATGTACGTCGAGCGATCGAGGAGGAGCGACCGTTGCGCGAGGTATTGGCGCAGGGGGTTCGTGAAGCTCGGTTGCAGCAAGGGATTCTGTGCGTGCGTCATGTGCAGGTGTTGCTCGAGGGCGAGGCCAGCGACCGCCGTCTGTACTTGCTGCTCGACTCCATCCGGGATCAGGTGGATACGGTGTTTCTGCTCTCCGAGACACCGTGGCGTTCGGGAGATTGGAGCGAGTCCCAAGTCGTGCAGTCTCTGAAGTTGGACATCCCGCCGGATGAGTTGCGCCGTACGATCTGGGAACGCCTCGCAATCGGAATGCCGGTGGCGGACGAAGTCGATTGGCGTGTGGTGTCCGGCAAGTTTCGCTTCACGATCGGTCAGACGATCCGTGCGTTGCAGGCAGCCATGCACGGAGTGCGTTGGCAGGGGGCAAAGGAGATCAACCTTGAGATCCTGTACAAAGCCTGTTACCAACAAGTCCAACACAAATTGGAGAAAAAAGCGGTCCGCATCACCCCAAGGCAATCCTTTGACAGCTTGATCCTCCCGCCCGAGCAGAAAGACCTCTTGAAAAATGCCTGCGCCCAGATGAAATATCGCACACAGGTGTACGGCGAGTGGGGGTTTGGCAAGAAACTGTCCTACGGCAAGGGGCTCAGTATGTTGTTTGCAGGGCCTCCGGGCACGGGGAAGACGATGTCTGCGGAAGTGATTGCCCATGAGTTGCAGTTGGAGATCTACAAAATAGACCTCTCGCAAATCATTTCGAAATACATCGGGGAGACGGAGAAAAACTTGCATGAGATTTTTTCCGAAGCGCAGTTGAGTTCTTCGATCCTGTTCTTTGACGAAGCGGATGCTTTGTTTGGCAAGCGATCTGAAGTGAAGGATTCGCATGACAAGCATGCCAACGTCGAGACGGCCTATCTCCTGCAAAAAATGGAGGAGTACGAAGGGATCACGATCCTCGCGACCAACTTCCAGCAGAACATCGACGAAGCGTTTATGCGGCGTTTGAATTATGTCGTGCGGTTTCCGTTTCCGGATGCCACGTACCGTGAGTATATCTGGAGAGGGATGTTCCCCAAGGAAACGCCGCTTGACGAGGACGTCGATTTCGCCTACCTCGCCGAAAAGTTCCAATTGGCGGGCGGTTCTATTAAAAATATCGTAACTTCCGCCGCGTTTCTGGCGGTGGAAGCAGGGCAGTTGGTCCAGATGCGCCATCTCTTGCGGGCGGTCAAGCACGAATTGGACAAAACCGGCAAACTGCTTTTGAAAACGGAAGTGGAAGATTACCTGCATGAACTGGGGTTGACTTGA
- a CDS encoding polyprenyl synthetase family protein — translation MASSTDLKTYIEELNEKIEQTMDRLLPPKTQYPGVLYDSMRYSLFAGGKRLRPALTLATVDALGGNLEAALPVATTLEMIHTYSLIHDDLPCMDDDDLRRGQPTNHKVYGEATALLAGDALLTHAFQVLSTVQTGIKAETMLRIIGELAKAAGAVGMVAGQMADMENEGKQANAETLAFIHANKTGALLTASVRIGALFAGATEVQLQALTTYAQRIGLAFQIQDDILDVVGETAKLGKAVGADAAHDKSTYPVLYGLDESRHMVRRLTDEAHQALQASDLEALRLHEIADWLVSRDK, via the coding sequence ATGGCCTCATCCACGGACCTGAAGACGTATATCGAAGAGTTGAATGAGAAAATTGAACAGACGATGGACCGTCTCTTGCCGCCCAAAACGCAGTATCCGGGCGTGCTCTACGACTCGATGCGCTACAGTCTCTTTGCAGGTGGAAAGCGACTGCGTCCCGCTCTGACTTTGGCTACGGTGGACGCGTTGGGCGGAAACCTCGAAGCGGCGTTGCCGGTTGCGACAACGCTTGAGATGATCCACACCTATTCGCTGATCCATGACGATTTGCCCTGCATGGACGACGATGACCTGCGCCGTGGTCAACCGACCAATCACAAAGTGTACGGCGAAGCGACCGCGTTGCTGGCCGGCGATGCGTTGCTGACCCATGCGTTTCAAGTGCTTAGCACCGTGCAGACGGGAATCAAAGCGGAAACGATGCTCCGCATCATCGGCGAACTTGCCAAAGCGGCAGGCGCTGTCGGGATGGTCGCAGGTCAGATGGCGGATATGGAGAACGAGGGGAAGCAAGCGAATGCGGAAACCCTCGCTTTTATCCACGCCAACAAAACCGGAGCGCTTCTCACAGCATCGGTGCGCATCGGGGCCCTGTTCGCCGGTGCGACCGAAGTGCAGTTGCAAGCCCTGACCACCTATGCCCAGCGGATCGGCCTCGCGTTTCAGATTCAAGACGACATCCTCGATGTCGTAGGCGAGACGGCGAAGCTCGGCAAGGCGGTCGGAGCGGATGCGGCGCATGACAAATCGACCTACCCGGTGCTCTACGGGTTAGATGAATCCCGTCACATGGTACGCCGCTTGACTGACGAAGCACATCAAGCGCTGCAAGCATCCGATCTTGAAGCGTTGCGACTGCATGAGATTGCCGATTGGCTGGTCTCTCGCGACAAATAA
- a CDS encoding phage tail protein: MAQEKQQRTVVGAYRFSVELKGITVASFSEVSGLQSEIEYEEYNEGGVNDFTYRFPKRTKYSPIVLKRGLSDSFELWQWYQNTTQGNVQKKDGAVILNDATGQEVCRWSFQDAYPVKWSGAELNASRSEVAIETMEIVFTQLKMSKGSS, encoded by the coding sequence ATGGCGCAGGAGAAGCAACAGCGTACTGTGGTCGGGGCCTACCGTTTTTCTGTAGAGCTGAAGGGCATCACCGTGGCCAGTTTCAGCGAGGTCTCGGGGTTGCAGTCCGAGATCGAATATGAGGAGTACAACGAAGGCGGCGTGAATGATTTCACGTACCGTTTTCCCAAGCGCACGAAGTATTCACCGATCGTGCTCAAGCGTGGTTTGAGCGATTCGTTTGAGTTGTGGCAGTGGTATCAGAATACAACGCAAGGCAACGTGCAGAAAAAAGACGGGGCCGTGATTTTAAACGATGCGACCGGGCAGGAAGTGTGCCGTTGGTCGTTTCAAGATGCATACCCGGTGAAGTGGTCCGGGGCGGAGCTCAACGCGTCGCGTAGTGAAGTGGCGATTGAGACGATGGAGATCGTGTTTACGCAATTGAAGATGTCCAAAGGAAGTTCGTGA
- a CDS encoding phage tail assembly protein, translating to MAFQTEYEFVLPKGYVDEEGTLHRRGVMRLATAADEILPMRDPRVQNNPSYLSIILLARVVTKLGDLQMIDTRTVENFFTADLAYLQALYRQINEGEGTMLKAHCPKCEHEFGVDMAFPMTTNGA from the coding sequence ATGGCATTCCAGACCGAGTACGAATTTGTGTTGCCCAAAGGCTACGTGGACGAAGAAGGAACCCTGCACCGCCGTGGTGTGATGCGCTTGGCGACGGCAGCGGATGAGATTCTTCCGATGCGTGATCCGCGCGTACAGAACAACCCGAGTTACTTGTCGATCATCTTGCTCGCTCGTGTCGTCACCAAACTTGGAGATTTGCAAATGATTGATACGCGCACGGTGGAGAACTTTTTCACGGCGGATTTGGCGTACTTGCAAGCTCTGTACCGCCAGATTAACGAAGGGGAAGGCACGATGTTGAAAGCGCATTGTCCGAAATGTGAGCATGAGTTTGGCGTTGACATGGCTTTTCCGATGACGACGAACGGGGCATGA
- a CDS encoding phage tail protein — MADRKDPYRKFRFIVQFDGTVQGGFSEVSGFDASIDVVEYREGDEAAITPRKLPGLAKYGNVTFKRGVTDSMELFNWLQGFTENKIVRKNLTIIAKDEANNEVATFQIINAWPTKYTGPDFNATASEVSIESIEVAHEGMKRTK; from the coding sequence ATGGCAGACCGCAAGGACCCGTATCGCAAGTTTCGATTTATCGTGCAGTTTGACGGCACCGTACAAGGGGGCTTTTCTGAAGTCAGCGGTTTCGACGCTTCGATTGACGTTGTCGAATATCGTGAAGGCGATGAGGCTGCAATTACCCCGCGTAAACTGCCGGGCTTGGCGAAGTACGGCAACGTCACGTTCAAACGCGGCGTAACCGATTCGATGGAGCTGTTCAACTGGCTGCAAGGTTTCACCGAAAACAAAATTGTCCGCAAGAACTTGACGATCATCGCCAAGGACGAAGCGAACAACGAAGTCGCGACTTTCCAAATCATCAATGCTTGGCCGACCAAGTATACCGGCCCGGACTTCAACGCGACGGCGTCGGAAGTGTCGATTGAGTCGATTGAAGTGGCGCACGAAGGCATGAAGCGCACGAAGTAA
- a CDS encoding O-sialoglycoprotein endopeptidase has protein sequence MTYVLGIDTSNYTTSVCLVDQQGQIVREERRLLRVEEGERGLQQSAALFQHVQNLPDLIEKIGVLPSELAAVCASTRPRRRDGSYMPVFTAGSGLGRSLAATFGVPFLETSHQEGHIAAGEGSTEAVPADHFLAVHISGGTTDLLDVMRLSDGYEIEELGTSVDLHAGQFVDRVGVALGLSFPAGPHLETLAQQSNDESVTLPSPVKGFNLSFAGPETAAMRLIQGGANPADVARAVERCIAKGLEKTLRKAVEELGAKHLLIVGGVAANAFIRGRLKHRLEHPAVRAQLYFALPRYSTDNAFGVARLGLSQLQNKSHS, from the coding sequence ATGACCTACGTCCTCGGCATTGACACCAGCAACTACACGACCTCCGTGTGCCTCGTGGATCAACAGGGGCAGATCGTGCGTGAGGAGCGACGGCTGTTGCGGGTGGAAGAGGGAGAGCGGGGGCTGCAACAGTCAGCCGCTCTTTTTCAGCATGTGCAGAACTTACCTGATTTGATTGAAAAAATCGGCGTGTTGCCATCCGAACTCGCCGCTGTCTGCGCGTCCACACGTCCCCGTCGACGTGACGGTTCGTACATGCCGGTCTTCACGGCGGGGAGCGGCCTCGGTCGCAGTCTCGCAGCGACGTTTGGCGTGCCGTTTCTCGAAACGTCGCACCAAGAGGGACACATCGCAGCCGGTGAAGGAAGCACAGAAGCTGTACCCGCCGATCACTTTCTCGCCGTCCACATCTCCGGCGGCACCACCGACTTGCTCGATGTGATGCGTCTGTCGGACGGATATGAGATTGAGGAACTCGGCACAAGCGTTGACCTGCATGCGGGTCAATTCGTTGACCGTGTCGGCGTGGCTCTTGGCCTGTCGTTCCCGGCAGGACCGCACTTGGAGACGCTCGCTCAACAGTCGAACGACGAGAGCGTGACGCTGCCATCGCCTGTCAAAGGCTTCAATTTGTCGTTTGCAGGGCCGGAGACGGCGGCGATGCGTTTGATTCAAGGAGGCGCCAATCCGGCAGACGTTGCCCGTGCTGTCGAGCGCTGTATCGCAAAAGGCTTGGAGAAGACACTCCGTAAGGCTGTCGAGGAACTCGGCGCCAAGCACTTGTTGATCGTCGGAGGTGTTGCAGCGAACGCGTTCATTCGCGGGCGCTTGAAGCACCGTCTCGAACACCCGGCCGTCCGTGCGCAGTTGTATTTTGCATTGCCGCGCTATTCCACAGACAACGCGTTCGGGGTGGCACGACTCGGATTGTCACAACTCCAAAACAAAAGTCACTCCTGA
- a CDS encoding DUF4255 domain-containing protein, with protein MADFTAIADVGRTIVHLLREQMTPDPIPTPEMIGLSSPADKGDLALSLFLYEVQQNGINQQNFWSDQGNSQQAPPMALDLHFLLTAHSNADVQTRALDEHRILGRAIQVLYDNQTVRGSRLQGALADSNEEFRLLLIEPLSLHTAITLFPNQPYKLSFNFIAGPVYLDSGRNKQSQRVLDRKDNMRGLEGS; from the coding sequence ATGGCAGATTTTACGGCGATTGCCGATGTCGGGCGGACGATTGTACACCTGTTGCGAGAACAGATGACGCCCGATCCGATTCCCACCCCGGAGATGATCGGATTGTCCTCCCCGGCGGACAAGGGCGATTTGGCACTGTCTTTGTTTTTGTATGAAGTCCAGCAGAACGGGATCAATCAACAGAATTTTTGGAGTGATCAAGGAAACTCCCAGCAGGCACCTCCGATGGCGCTCGATCTGCATTTTTTGCTCACGGCGCATTCCAATGCCGACGTGCAGACGCGGGCTTTGGACGAACATCGCATCCTCGGGCGGGCGATCCAAGTGCTCTATGACAACCAGACTGTGCGCGGTTCGAGGTTGCAAGGGGCGTTGGCCGACAGCAACGAAGAGTTTCGCCTCTTGCTGATCGAGCCGTTGTCTTTGCACACCGCGATCACGCTGTTCCCGAACCAACCGTACAAGCTGTCCTTCAACTTCATCGCAGGGCCGGTCTACCTCGACTCCGGTCGCAACAAACAGTCCCAACGCGTGCTCGATCGCAAAGACAACATGCGTGGGCTTGAGGGATCATGA